From Balneola sp. MJW-20:
ACTGGCGTATGATATTAGGAAAAAAACGGAGAGGGTCTGTCATCATTTGCGGCAGGTTATTGGTCGGCCAGTCCCGATCCCTTATATGCATTAACCATGGTTCATTGAGCGGAAACAATTGTTGTAACCTTGGGCTGTAAGTCCCTTTTCCGGTTGGATGATGATTAACCAGCAGAATCCTGTTCAGCTTATAAACCGATCTCCATTGTTCGATATCAGCTATAAGCCGATATACCACATCTCCAATGCCTTCCACACTTCCCGGCATTTCGAGAATGTTGTCGGTTTTATATCCCCTTTCAAACATAGCTCCAAGCCTGCGGCCTGTAACAATAAATCTGCAATCCATTAATTGATTGGAAGTGATCTTCTGTTCAATATAGTGATTGATCTGTTCATCGAAAGCACCACACAGACCATGGCCGGACCCAAAAATCAAGACACCCGTTTGAGTATTCGTATCCATGAATTCGTCTCCGGAAAGATGAGTACAGCTGTTTATCAACATCACCTGAAACGCATGTTCAATGGTTTTAAAGTAGTTATCGAGTGATATTACTGCATTTTCAAACTGCCGGATGCTCACACTGGACAGCACTTTCATGCTTCTGACGATAGAGTGCAGCTCTTCAGCACTATGAATTTTTTTCTTATAGAATTCCTGATCATTCATAGATAATCAAACATTGACTGTTTGCTCCGGATGTCGTTCTTCATAATCCGTTATCATCAGCTTCAGATAAGATTCCAGATCTGAAGTTTCATCTTCTGTTAGTTCACCCTTTAACCTGATCTGATCTTTTAGAAGATTCAGCTTGGAATGATCACACCCGGCCAGATAATTGCAAATACTTTCGATATGCTGAAGTTGTATATGCTGCAATAAACCATAAGTAACAGCACAAAGAACTATGATCTGATCTTCCAGCGGCATAGTCTCAAACTGCCTCTGCTTCAATACCTCCCTGACTCTTTTCCCCCGCTCAAGCTCTTTAAGAGTATCATCATCAAGTCTTGAGCTGAAACGGGAAAAAGATTCAAGTTCTTCAAACTGAGAATAGAAAAGACGGAGCTTTCCCGAAAATATCCTGTAAACCTTTTGCTGTGCAGCTCCACCCACCCTTGAAACTGACTTCCCCGCATCAATCGCCGGAAGAATATCCTTCTGGAAAAGTGCTGGTGAGAGGTATATTTGGCCATCAGTTATAGATATCAAATTGGTTGGAATGAAAGCAGACATATCCTGTGATTGTGTCTCAATTATAGGTAATGCAGTGATACTCCCACCCCCAAACTCTTTTTTCCGGTTCAGAGATCTCTCCAGCAGCCGGGCATGAATATAAAAGATATCACCGGGGTAAGCTTCCCTGCCCGGTGGCCTCCTTAATAATAGTGCAAGTTCTCTGTAGGCCCTGGCATGCCAGGTCAGATCATCAAAAATGATCAGTACATCATTTCCCTGCTCCATAAAGTATTCAGCCAAACTCATTGCAGCATAAGGAGATATATACTGAATTCCGGCAGGTGTACTGCATGTTGCAGAAACGATCACGCTATATTCAAGTGCACCAAACTTTTCAAGGTCTGCGATAACGCGATTCACCTCAGCCCTCTGCTTTCCTATGGCACAGTATATACAAATTACATCTCCATTCTTTTGATTTATGATGGTGTCCACTGCTACAGCGGTTTTACCGGTCTGGCGATCACCGAGTATCAATTCTCTCTGACCACGCCCTATAGGAATCAAAGCATCAATGATCTTAATACCGGTATGAAGCGGTTCATTGACTGATTCTCGTACTAAAATTCCCGGAGAAGGTCTTTCAATTTCATAATATTCATCTGCTTTTATATTTCCTTTACCATCCAGAGGCTTCCCTAAAGGATCGATCACTCTTCCAATAAAACTTCGTCCTACCGGTACACCCATAGTTTTGTGCGTTCTTCTTACTTCCTCACCTGCCTCGATATTTCGCTCATCTCCCAGCAATATCACCCCAATCTCATCTTTATCCAGATTATAGATCAGTCCTGCAGATCCATCGCTGAATTCAACCAGCTCATCGCACTCCACTCCCGGCAGTCCTTTAACCTGCGCTATACCTTCGCCCAAGGACTCTACAATCCCATATTCGCGCACACCTGTATCCCTGCTATCTTCTATTTTAGCTCTGAGTGCATTAAATACATTTTTGACGATAATATCAGGATCTAATTTAATCATTAACTAAATTTTTTAATCGACTGTCAGCAATGTAATTATGGGCAACGTTGTTTTCGAACACTTCTTCTGCTCTTTTCTTGAGATTGACCATAAACCCAGCTGTACTCCAGCCTATCTTCCAGCCATTTGCCCTCATCTCAATTCCATATCCCAGTATAGAAGACCGCTTGAATTGAATGTTGATCTCTTCTGTCAGGATATATTTAAGAGAGTCGATGATCTTTTCCTGTACCGATTTATCTAACTGAAAGCTACTTATTACCGTGATCTGTCCTTCGCCGGACTCTAAAGCTGCATGGAATGCCATTGAACCATCATGCTGCTTCATTGATCTGATCTGCTCGAGGAATTTTCCCACTACCAGGTCATCCAGTTCTTTATGAGACAGATCTTTAATAAGGCTCCCCATAAGGTCAACTATCCCCGATGCTGTTTGCCTGTATAATTCTGAAAGAAATACTTCCTTCTGATCTTCCAATGATTGCTCCCAGTTTTTTTGTGACTGACCAACTTCTGCCCTGACTTTTTTATACAAATCCTCCCGAAATTCTTCCGTCTCTTTTACAGCCTCTTTTCCCATTCTATCTACGTTGGATTCGAAGTCCCGAAGCATCCGGTCGTATTTATCTACCTTTTCCTGAGCGGTTTGATATTCCCGATCAGCTTCCTCCATTCTGAGTTTGATCTTCTCTTCCCTGTCATCCATAATGGATAAGAGGGGTTTGTATAAGAACCTTCTTAACAGGTACAGAAGGATCAGGAAGTTCAGTATCTGAGCTATAAATGTGAACCAATCGATATTCAATTATCCGACTCCTTTCACGAAATCCCAGAAAGGATTCGCGAATAAAATGATTAGAGCGATCACAAAGCAATAGATCGCAGTTGACTCTATCATTGCCAGTCCTACAAATAGTGTTCTGGTTATACTCGGCGTTTCGTCTGGTTGCTGAGCAATGGAGGATAAAGCTTTTGAAACAGCCCTTCCTTCACCGAGTGCGGGAGCTATCGAACCGATCGAGATCGTCAGACCAGCTACTATGATCGATATCATTCCAATTAATCCTATGCTATCCATTATTATCCTCCGGATTTTGATTATGATTTACCTCTTGTAATTCAACATTATCAGATTGTACCGATACCGCCGAAATTATGTATACCAGCGCCAATACTGAGAATACATACGCCTGAATTACTCCTACCAATATTCCGAATGCCTGCATGATCACCGGAAAGAACAAGGGACTGATACTTAAAAGTATCGCGATGATCAGGCTGCCGGACATAACATTACCGAATAAGCGTATTGCCAGAGCAAGTGTCCTGGAAAGCTCGCCGATGATATTAAAGGGGAGCATTAAAGGAGTAGGCCGTATATACTTCCTCATGTAATTCTTAAAACCGGTCTGAGTGATCCCGAATATCGGAACAGCCATAAATACACACAAAGCAAGAGCGGATGCCGTTGATAGTGATGCTGTAGGTGAATAAAATATAGGTATGACACTCAACAGGTTAGCCGAAACTATATATAAAAAAAGTGTTGCGATAAATGGAAGATACCGGGTCGGCCGTATATTAGTTTCGAGTTCAATCTGCTCCAGTACATAAACAATAAAGGCCTCCATCATAGCCTGAGCCCTGCCGATATTAATTCCTGCCTGAAGTTTCCTGTTAATTATTATCGCTCCGATACATAAAGAAAAAATGAGCACCCATGAGTTCAATAGTGTTGCATTGACTTTAAAGAAGCCGGATTCCCAGAATATGATATCGTCAATGTTGAGTTCCATTGGCGCCCTCAGGTTTTATGTGTATTCATATTCGAATGATCCATTATATAAATCATTACTTGTCGTACGAGCAGAAATGATAATAAGGCGATCAGAAGATAAGACCAGTTCAGCTTCAGAAGCATAAAAAACGCCAGCAAAGCTACCGAGAGCCTCAATGCCATACTCAGTATCAATACTCCGTGGGGTATGGTTGCAGAAGGCAGGATACGGACGGTATACCATAGACCTCCAAAATAAACCAGTCCGGTTAACAGGCCGGATATAATTGAGAAAACGACCAACATTAATTCCATTTATCTACCTCCACTTTCTTTTAAGACCCAGTACCATGCATTCAGGCAACCTGTAATTATTCCGGCGGTAAGCAGCATCAATGTCCACGAGTATGCAGACGGATAGGCCGTATCGATCCATATCCCCAGCATCAACCCCAGGATGGCGGGTACTGAAACAGACCACCCCACTAATCCAAACATCCCCAGCCCGAACATAAGACCTTTCTTATTCTCAGATTTTGCGCGTAATCTTCGTTCTGACTTCCGTCTCACTTTATCCGCAATTTCAGTTTTATGATTCTCCGTTTTCAGCATTAAAAATGACCTCCTGATTCTTTCTGAAGTTCCAAAAATCTGTTAATCAGGTCTGCTTCAAGTTTATTAAAGGATACCATAGCTTCGTTTTCTTCCATTTCATCCAGCTTGTATCGCTTACGAATAACCCTATGGAGCATTTCAAGGTTATTACCCGGCACTGCATGGAGCACCGCGATATTCACCTCATTACCGCACTTCACCAGAAGCCCTTCATCAGTGGCCAGGTAGGACTCCTCTCCGTTATTTGAATAAGCAACTAAACCAGCGTCAAGAATAGTGGTCATATCCACATGATTTGGTTTTAAGCAGAAATAGCCCTCGACAGATTCTGCTATAATCTTATCCGCTTCCGACTCAAGCAAAATGCCGGTTGGCTCTGAGACTCTCAGCCTTATTTTATTATACCTTTTCATAGATATCTCTTTCGATCGCACCGATCATATATAACTTTCTTTCCGGCAGGTCATCAAAGTCCCCGGCAATGATCCTTTCACATCCATTGATCGTTTCTTCCAGACTTACCGGACCTCCTTCCACTCCAGTGAATTGCTGAGTTACCCCAAAAGGCTGTGTCAAAAATCTCTCCAGTTTTCTGGCTCGATTTACAACCAGTCTGTCGTCCCTGGATAATTCTTCAAGGCCAAGCATCGAAATAATATCCTTTAGCTCACTATATTGTGATAACATTTCCTTAACTCTTTGTGCTATAACATAATGCCTTCTTCCTACTATATGCATTGACAACATCTTAGAGCCTGATTTCAAAAGGTCAATGGCCGGGTATAAGCCCTGATTAGCTCTCTCTCTTGACAAGACAATGAATGCGGATAGATGAGAAAAGGTGTGCGTAACAGCCGGGTCATTAAAATCATCAGCAGGAACATATACTGCCTGAACGGATGTAATAGCCCCATTTTCCGTACTGCATATTCGTTCTTCCAGTTCGGCCAGCTCACTCCCCAGTGTAGGCTGATAACCCAGTCGGGAATTGATTTTTCCCATCAATCCGGATACTTCAGAACCCGCCTGAACGAAGCGGTAAATGTTATCAATAAGCAATAATACATCCCTTCGCTTATGATCACGAAAATATTCTGCCATAGTCAGTGCTGTATGTGCTACTCTCGCTCTAGCCCCAGGTGGCTCATTCATCTGACCAAATACTAAAATGGTATGATCCAGTACTCCGGCCCGCCTGATCTCTTTGTACATTTCCACTGCTTCACGGTTTCTTTCTCCCACACCACAAAAAAGACTGATCCCTTTATGAGACTTTAGCATATTTCTCATAAGCTCCATGATCAATACGGTCTTTCCTACTCCTGCACCTCCAAATAAGCCTGCTTTACCTCCCCGCTCAATTGGTGAGAGAAGATCAATCGCCTTTATCCCGGTCATCTGAATACTACTTGAGGAATCCTTCTTATGAGCCTTGAAATCCTTAGTATATATGGACATTTCAATTCCCTCAACTGCTGATTTTAGACCGTCTGTAGTATCACCGAACACATTAAAAATTCGCCCAAGAAGATCCTCTGAGACTTTGATCTTCAATTCGGCACCGGTATCATACACTTCCATTCCTCTTTTCAAGCCTGCTACAGGTGATAAAGAAAGGCCACGAATGCTATGTTTGTCGATTTGATACCTGACTTCAACGACTACTTTCGGATCCCCCGGAATAACCAGCATATTATTAATTTCAGGAAGGTTCACCGGAAAATAAATATCCAGCACACTCCCTCTGACCGATATGATATACCCAATATTGGGAGCGACATGCTCCCTGTCAGTTCTAAGGTCTGTTTTTATGTGATCATTGGATCTCATGGATTAGGTCCTGATGCTTCGCTAACATGGACTGTTCAACTTCATAGACTGATTTGATCACGTCTACCACGCAATCAGGATTAACGGATAATGAATCTATCCCTGATTTAACAAGAAATGCTGCGTAATTCGGGTCATCACTCGGCGCCTGTCCACAAAAACCTACCGGACATACTTTAAAATGAGCTTTTTTGATTACATCAGTAATTGCCTTCTTTACTGCTTTATCATTTTCATCAAATAAGTAATCCAGTATAACAGAATCACGGTCGACGCCAAGTATTAGTTGAGTCAGATCATTTGATCCTATAGACATACCGTCAAAGTGCTGTGAAAACTCCTCCGCCAGTATTACGTTCGAAGGTATTTCACACATCATGTAAATCTGAAGGCCATTGACACCCCTGCCAAGTCCATATTCAGCCATCACTTTTTTGACATTTTTTGCTTCATTCAGTGTCCGGCAAAAGGGTATCATCACGATCACATTATCCAGCCCTACAATGTCCCGAACCTGTCTAATAGCTTCACACTCCAAAGAGAACCCTTCGGTATAATCAGGTGAATAATACCTTGAGGCACCTCTCCAACCGATCATTGGATTATCTTCCTCAGGTTCAAATTCCTTACCTCCTATTAAACCTGAATACTCATTGGTCTTAAAATCACTGGTTCTTACAATAACCGGTTTCGGGTACTGTGAAGCGGCGATCCGCGAAATGCCCTCTCTAAGCTTTTCAATGAAGAACTCTGTTTTATGCTGATATTGCTTAGTGGCTTTTCGAATGTACTCCCGGTCTTTTTCATTTTTAACTCGGTCAAAGTCAATCAGAGCCATCGGGTGGATTTTTATATGATTACTGATAATAAATTCCATTCTTGCAAGCCCGATGCCATCAACCGGAAGTCTCCACCAATTAAATGCGGTTTCAGGTGAGGCCAGGTTAATCATGACAGAAGTTTCAGGATCAGGCAGATCACTCAGGTCAACAGAGGTAACTTCGTAGTCCAGAATTCCGCTATAGATCAGTCCCTCATCGCCTCCTGCACAACTGATCGTGATTTCCATTCCATCCTTCAGCTCAGTGGTCGCCGTTGTTGTTCCAACGATCGCAGGTATCCCCAGCTCACGTGAAATGATAGCTGCGTGGCAGGTTCTGCCACCGGAATTGGTAATTATCCCATTTACTTTTCTAAGAATCGGAACCCAATCTGGTTCTGTCATCTCAGTTACTATGATCGTATTTTTAGGTAAATCTTTTAACTCATTGATATGAGATACTTTCTTTACAATTCCTGTAGCAATTGAACTACCTATATTTATCCCTTTTAATATCGGCTTATCTCCTCCTTTATTCAGTGTATATGACTTGAAAACTGAAACATTCTCAGAAGCATGGATGGTTTCCGGCCGGGCCTGAACAATATAAAGTTCCCCACTCCTATCATCCTTGACCCATTCGATATCCATGGGTCTTTGATAATGGTCTTCAATATTTTTTGCCCATGATGAAAGCTGAAGTATTTCCTCATCATTCAATACAAAACTATTTTGCTCTTCATAGGTTGTCGGTATATTTCTGGTTCTCTTATTGTTTTCTGATGCATAGATCATTTTCTGCTGCTTAGACCCCATGTCTTTTTCCAAAATTGGTTTAACCTTAGTGTTTCCCAGCAGTGGTTTAAAGACTAAATACTGATCAGGGTTTACCGTACCCTGAACTATATTTTCTCCCAGTCCCCAGGCAGCATTGATCAGGATCACATTTGGAAAGCCTGATTCTGTATCAAGGGTGAACATTACTCCGGAACCGGAATTTTCAGCGCTTATCATTCTCTGTATACCTACCGAAAGGCTGATCTCCATATGTTCAAAACCTTTTTGCTCTCTGTAAATGATCGCCCGATCTGTAAAAAGTGATGCATAGCAGCGTTTACACATTTCAAGCAGCTGCCCTTTACCCCGAACATTCAGAAAAGTGTCATGGAGTCCTGCAAAGCTGGCCCCGGGAAGATCTTCCGCGGTTGCACTGCTCCTCACTGCTACTGGCAGATCTGATGCTCCGTTCTCTTTACATAAAAGTTCGTAGGCACCGGTTATAGAATTTGCGATCGATGTGGGAAAAATACCATGCAGGATGAGCTCTCTTATTTTATACCCGGATTCTTTGAGCAGATCATTATCGTTTCTATACCGTTCAATTTCGGCTGAAATCTTTTCAGATAACTCATTTTCTTCCAGGAAAAACCGGAATGCGCCGGCGGTAGTGGCAAATCCATCCGGAACATTAATGTTCAGTCCGGAAAGATTTTTGATGAGTTCCCCTAAGGAGGCATTTTTACCTCCTACTATTCCGGTATCTTCCATACCCAGAGAATGATACCACCTTAAATGATCATTAATGTTGTCTGTCATGGTATCCTCCCTGTCAGATCTTGATTATCGGATTACATAACCACCGTCCACCAATAAAGAATGACCGGTTACAAATGAAGATTTCTCAGAACATAACCAGATGACTGCTTCTGCGATCTCTTTCGATCTGCCAAGACGTCCGATTGGGTGCATAGCTATTATACCGTCCATTATATCTTTATCAGTTGTGATCCCTGCTCTCTCGAGCATTGGCGTGTCGATAAATCCGGGACATACAGCATTGATCCTGACTCCTTGTTCTGCATATTCAAGTGCTGCAGCCTCCGTTAAGCCAATTAGTCCGTGTTTTGCAGCGGTATATGCGGGAGCTCCTGCAAATCCAACTCTACCCAAAATGGAAGAAACATTTACGATCGCACCTCCGGATTTGATTATCTCCGGAAGTTCATATTTCATGCACAACCATTGCCCTCTGAGATTAATATTCAGGACCCGATCCCAATCTTGTTCTTCATAGTCTGCAGTATATGCGCTGGCCCCTTCAATTCCGGCATTATTACATGCGTAATCAAGTCTCCCGAACTTATTAATGGTCTCTTTTATGATCTTTTGAACATCTGTTGAATCAGAAATACTTCCCTTAAGCGATAGCACTTCTGCACCCATTTTTTTGATCAGCTCCTCAGTTTCTTTCAGCCCACTATTGTCAATGTCGCAAATTACTACCCTGGTGCCTTCCTCAGCAAACCGAATAGCTGTAGCTCTTCCAATTCCTGCTGCTCCGCCTGTTATCAGTGCTACCTTGTCCTTCATCTTCTTGTTATTTAATAGTACTGCTATGTCTTAATATGCAAGAGAGCCGGTATGTCAGCCGGCTCCCTGCTTCCTTATTCCAACATTACTGTTAGTCGATATTTATTAACTTCGGCTTCTTAACCTCGGCTTTTGGCGCCATCACTGTAAGTACCCCGTTTTTGAAAGAAGCTTTGATCTGATCTTCTTTTATTGCTGATGGCAACGTGAATGCGCGAGTAAATGTACCCGTATACCTTTCTTTTCTGATGAAACCGTTCTTTTTCTCGTCGGTCTCTTCTTTCCTTTCCCCGCTTATAACTAACCGATGATCTTTGTAACTCACTTCAACATCATTTTTATTGAGTCCTGGTAAATCAACAGTTAGCTTATAAGCTTCATCCAATTCGATCAGATCTGTTTCTGGAGCCCATAGATCGGCTCCGAATCCACCATTACCGAATTTGATCTTTGAGAATGGGGTCATGTCGTCAAACATTCTATCCATATCTCTGCGTATCATTTCCAGAGGTGAGAGATCTGTTTTATTCGTTAGTGTTTTCATGACGCTTATTTTTGTTAACTGTGACATAAAGACTCGGGGGCCTTTACCGTACGTTTGCAATTAACACATTTAAGCGATGGATGGGTAAGAGCGGTATTCTTTATATGATGTAGGACTATGGAAAAGCAGTA
This genomic window contains:
- a CDS encoding AtpZ/AtpI family protein — protein: MLKTENHKTEIADKVRRKSERRLRAKSENKKGLMFGLGMFGLVGWSVSVPAILGLMLGIWIDTAYPSAYSWTLMLLTAGIITGCLNAWYWVLKESGGR
- a CDS encoding ATP synthase subunit I — translated: MELMLVVFSIISGLLTGLVYFGGLWYTVRILPSATIPHGVLILSMALRLSVALLAFFMLLKLNWSYLLIALLSFLLVRQVMIYIMDHSNMNTHKT
- a CDS encoding F0F1 ATP synthase subunit alpha, with translation MIKLDPDIIVKNVFNALRAKIEDSRDTGVREYGIVESLGEGIAQVKGLPGVECDELVEFSDGSAGLIYNLDKDEIGVILLGDERNIEAGEEVRRTHKTMGVPVGRSFIGRVIDPLGKPLDGKGNIKADEYYEIERPSPGILVRESVNEPLHTGIKIIDALIPIGRGQRELILGDRQTGKTAVAVDTIINQKNGDVICIYCAIGKQRAEVNRVIADLEKFGALEYSVIVSATCSTPAGIQYISPYAAMSLAEYFMEQGNDVLIIFDDLTWHARAYRELALLLRRPPGREAYPGDIFYIHARLLERSLNRKKEFGGGSITALPIIETQSQDMSAFIPTNLISITDGQIYLSPALFQKDILPAIDAGKSVSRVGGAAQQKVYRIFSGKLRLFYSQFEELESFSRFSSRLDDDTLKELERGKRVREVLKQRQFETMPLEDQIIVLCAVTYGLLQHIQLQHIESICNYLAGCDHSKLNLLKDQIRLKGELTEDETSDLESYLKLMITDYEERHPEQTVNV
- a CDS encoding F0F1 ATP synthase subunit A translates to MELNIDDIIFWESGFFKVNATLLNSWVLIFSLCIGAIIINRKLQAGINIGRAQAMMEAFIVYVLEQIELETNIRPTRYLPFIATLFLYIVSANLLSVIPIFYSPTASLSTASALALCVFMAVPIFGITQTGFKNYMRKYIRPTPLMLPFNIIGELSRTLALAIRLFGNVMSGSLIIAILLSISPLFFPVIMQAFGILVGVIQAYVFSVLALVYIISAVSVQSDNVELQEVNHNQNPEDNNG
- a CDS encoding Hsp20/alpha crystallin family protein produces the protein MKTLTNKTDLSPLEMIRRDMDRMFDDMTPFSKIKFGNGGFGADLWAPETDLIELDEAYKLTVDLPGLNKNDVEVSYKDHRLVISGERKEETDEKKNGFIRKERYTGTFTRAFTLPSAIKEDQIKASFKNGVLTVMAPKAEVKKPKLINID
- a CDS encoding F0F1 ATP synthase subunit C; this encodes MDSIGLIGMISIIVAGLTISIGSIAPALGEGRAVSKALSSIAQQPDETPSITRTLFVGLAMIESTAIYCFVIALIILFANPFWDFVKGVG
- a CDS encoding F0F1 ATP synthase subunit epsilon, producing the protein MKRYNKIRLRVSEPTGILLESEADKIIAESVEGYFCLKPNHVDMTTILDAGLVAYSNNGEESYLATDEGLLVKCGNEVNIAVLHAVPGNNLEMLHRVIRKRYKLDEMEENEAMVSFNKLEADLINRFLELQKESGGHF
- the ppsA gene encoding phosphoenolpyruvate synthase; its protein translation is MTDNINDHLRWYHSLGMEDTGIVGGKNASLGELIKNLSGLNINVPDGFATTAGAFRFFLEENELSEKISAEIERYRNDNDLLKESGYKIRELILHGIFPTSIANSITGAYELLCKENGASDLPVAVRSSATAEDLPGASFAGLHDTFLNVRGKGQLLEMCKRCYASLFTDRAIIYREQKGFEHMEISLSVGIQRMISAENSGSGVMFTLDTESGFPNVILINAAWGLGENIVQGTVNPDQYLVFKPLLGNTKVKPILEKDMGSKQQKMIYASENNKRTRNIPTTYEEQNSFVLNDEEILQLSSWAKNIEDHYQRPMDIEWVKDDRSGELYIVQARPETIHASENVSVFKSYTLNKGGDKPILKGINIGSSIATGIVKKVSHINELKDLPKNTIIVTEMTEPDWVPILRKVNGIITNSGGRTCHAAIISRELGIPAIVGTTTATTELKDGMEITISCAGGDEGLIYSGILDYEVTSVDLSDLPDPETSVMINLASPETAFNWWRLPVDGIGLARMEFIISNHIKIHPMALIDFDRVKNEKDREYIRKATKQYQHKTEFFIEKLREGISRIAASQYPKPVIVRTSDFKTNEYSGLIGGKEFEPEEDNPMIGWRGASRYYSPDYTEGFSLECEAIRQVRDIVGLDNVIVMIPFCRTLNEAKNVKKVMAEYGLGRGVNGLQIYMMCEIPSNVILAEEFSQHFDGMSIGSNDLTQLILGVDRDSVILDYLFDENDKAVKKAITDVIKKAHFKVCPVGFCGQAPSDDPNYAAFLVKSGIDSLSVNPDCVVDVIKSVYEVEQSMLAKHQDLIHEIQ
- a CDS encoding SDR family oxidoreductase yields the protein MKDKVALITGGAAGIGRATAIRFAEEGTRVVICDIDNSGLKETEELIKKMGAEVLSLKGSISDSTDVQKIIKETINKFGRLDYACNNAGIEGASAYTADYEEQDWDRVLNINLRGQWLCMKYELPEIIKSGGAIVNVSSILGRVGFAGAPAYTAAKHGLIGLTEAAALEYAEQGVRINAVCPGFIDTPMLERAGITTDKDIMDGIIAMHPIGRLGRSKEIAEAVIWLCSEKSSFVTGHSLLVDGGYVIR
- a CDS encoding FoF1 ATP synthase subunit gamma codes for the protein MNDQEFYKKKIHSAEELHSIVRSMKVLSSVSIRQFENAVISLDNYFKTIEHAFQVMLINSCTHLSGDEFMDTNTQTGVLIFGSGHGLCGAFDEQINHYIEQKITSNQLMDCRFIVTGRRLGAMFERGYKTDNILEMPGSVEGIGDVVYRLIADIEQWRSVYKLNRILLVNHHPTGKGTYSPRLQQLFPLNEPWLMHIRDRDWPTNNLPQMMTDPLRFFPNIIRQYIWISLFRSISESLASEHISRLSSMTLAEKKIAEKVHELKSKYSHARHAAITDELLDILSGYIAVTENEPAG
- the atpD gene encoding F0F1 ATP synthase subunit beta, which codes for MRSNDHIKTDLRTDREHVAPNIGYIISVRGSVLDIYFPVNLPEINNMLVIPGDPKVVVEVRYQIDKHSIRGLSLSPVAGLKRGMEVYDTGAELKIKVSEDLLGRIFNVFGDTTDGLKSAVEGIEMSIYTKDFKAHKKDSSSSIQMTGIKAIDLLSPIERGGKAGLFGGAGVGKTVLIMELMRNMLKSHKGISLFCGVGERNREAVEMYKEIRRAGVLDHTILVFGQMNEPPGARARVAHTALTMAEYFRDHKRRDVLLLIDNIYRFVQAGSEVSGLMGKINSRLGYQPTLGSELAELEERICSTENGAITSVQAVYVPADDFNDPAVTHTFSHLSAFIVLSRERANQGLYPAIDLLKSGSKMLSMHIVGRRHYVIAQRVKEMLSQYSELKDIISMLGLEELSRDDRLVVNRARKLERFLTQPFGVTQQFTGVEGGPVSLEETINGCERIIAGDFDDLPERKLYMIGAIERDIYEKV